The following are encoded in a window of Sphingobium sp. AP49 genomic DNA:
- a CDS encoding Fe2+-dependent dioxygenase → MLTVIPDLLDSAAIGAVRSLIDQAEWVDGNITSGYQSALAKRNLQLPEDAPAARQAGQIILDALGRSPLFIAAALPLKIFPPLFNSYAGGQAFGVHVDNAVRIQAGTGFRVRSDLSITVFLEEPDAYDGGELTIETNFGVQQVKLPAGQAVLYPSSSLHRVEPVTRGRRVASFFWLQSMIRDDGARQLLFDLDRSVQGTALELGQDHAEVIRLTGVYHNLLRRWAEA, encoded by the coding sequence ATGCTGACCGTCATTCCCGACCTGCTTGATTCGGCAGCGATCGGTGCCGTGCGTAGCCTCATCGACCAGGCGGAATGGGTCGATGGTAACATCACCTCAGGCTATCAGTCGGCATTGGCCAAGCGGAACCTGCAACTGCCCGAGGATGCGCCTGCGGCCAGGCAGGCGGGGCAAATCATCCTCGATGCCCTGGGCCGTTCGCCTCTGTTCATTGCTGCGGCGCTGCCGCTCAAGATATTCCCGCCGCTGTTCAACAGCTATGCTGGAGGTCAGGCCTTCGGCGTGCATGTCGACAATGCAGTACGTATCCAGGCTGGCACCGGCTTTCGTGTGCGTTCCGATCTGTCGATCACGGTCTTTCTGGAAGAGCCCGATGCCTATGATGGCGGGGAGTTGACGATAGAGACCAATTTTGGCGTGCAGCAGGTTAAATTGCCAGCCGGGCAGGCCGTGCTCTATCCATCTTCCTCGCTCCATCGGGTCGAGCCGGTGACGCGTGGGCGCCGCGTGGCGAGCTTCTTCTGGCTTCAGTCGATGATCCGCGATGATGGCGCGCGCCAACTGCTGTTCGATCTCGACCGTAGTGTGCAGGGGACGGCGCTCGAACTGGGACAGGATCATGCGGAGGTGATCCGGCTGACCGGCGTCTATCACAATTTGCTGCGGCGTTGGGCGGAGGCCTGA
- the hflK gene encoding FtsH protease activity modulator HflK produces MKRLFGWMPGIASAMAQGPWGGKGDGPEGNDGPGKGGSGGSDGPRNPWTQPNKPGSSKSPSAIEELLRKSRESFGQGGGFGNLPPRPSGKALWPAAIAILVVLWLAMTCFHRIGPQERGVVTLLGKYSRTLTPGISLTMPAPFEAVTTVDVEEIRTIDVGSASAESENLVLTGDQNIVDLAYSVRWNIRNPELYLFQLADPDASIREVAESAMRSVVASVSLDDALGAGRTEIEQQVEQRMQEILDGYKSGIRIQGVAIKQADPPAAVNDAFKAVSAAQQTAQTYLNEARAAAQQVTAKAQGEAAAFDKVYEQYRLAPDVTRRRMYYETMESVLSNVDKTIVESGNVTPFLPLPEMKKRAQAATPQSGATPTEEGQ; encoded by the coding sequence ATGAAGAGATTATTCGGGTGGATGCCCGGCATCGCGAGCGCCATGGCCCAGGGTCCCTGGGGCGGCAAGGGTGACGGGCCTGAGGGCAATGACGGACCTGGCAAGGGCGGATCCGGCGGCAGCGATGGACCGCGCAATCCCTGGACGCAGCCGAACAAGCCCGGCAGCTCCAAATCCCCCTCCGCGATCGAGGAATTGCTGCGCAAGAGCCGCGAAAGCTTCGGTCAGGGCGGCGGTTTCGGCAATTTGCCGCCACGCCCTTCGGGCAAGGCGCTCTGGCCGGCCGCCATCGCCATTCTGGTCGTCCTGTGGCTGGCCATGACCTGTTTTCATCGCATCGGCCCGCAGGAACGCGGTGTCGTCACCCTGCTCGGCAAATATAGTCGCACCCTGACCCCGGGCATCAGCCTGACGATGCCCGCACCGTTCGAGGCGGTCACCACGGTCGATGTGGAGGAGATCCGCACGATCGACGTGGGATCGGCGAGCGCGGAGAGCGAAAATCTGGTGCTGACCGGCGATCAGAATATCGTCGACCTGGCCTATTCGGTGCGGTGGAACATCCGCAATCCCGAGCTTTATCTGTTCCAGTTGGCCGACCCTGACGCATCAATCCGCGAAGTGGCGGAGAGCGCGATGCGCTCCGTTGTCGCCAGTGTCAGCCTGGACGATGCGCTGGGCGCAGGCCGCACCGAGATAGAGCAGCAGGTCGAACAGCGGATGCAGGAAATACTTGATGGCTACAAATCGGGCATCCGCATTCAGGGTGTCGCGATCAAGCAGGCTGATCCGCCGGCGGCCGTCAACGACGCATTCAAGGCCGTATCCGCCGCACAGCAGACCGCGCAGACCTACCTCAACGAAGCGCGGGCCGCCGCGCAGCAGGTAACCGCCAAGGCGCAGGGCGAGGCCGCGGCCTTCGACAAGGTCTATGAGCAGTACCGGCTAGCGCCCGACGTGACGCGCCGCCGCATGTATTATGAAACCATGGAGAGCGTTCTGTCCAACGTCGACAAGACGATTGTCGAAAGCGGCAATGTCACGCCCTTCCTGCCGCTGCCGGAAATGAAAAAGCGGGCGCAGGCCGCCACGCCGCAGAGCGGCGCGACCCCGACGGAGGAAGGTCAATAA
- a CDS encoding energy transducer TonB: protein MLQAAQGRADAFATEPVEIGADRPAAAQPVFHARPMESPTERYGMRKRPNMPVVLGILAVHALLIGALIQVRNHVARAEEAKLTVVNLSPPPPPPAAEAPPPPPSQPQIVAPPPIVQTPAPPVQIMTTPDPAPAPSPAVTSSVPAPSAPAAPTVSVAAPSVLQAGDIGAQMVAGKPPRYPIDSRREREQGTVVLALVVGIDGAVESIGISRSSGFTRLDDAARDAVKHWRWRPIVRDGQAVRVKGVVEIPFVLRSESA from the coding sequence ATGCTGCAAGCGGCACAGGGCAGGGCGGATGCCTTCGCCACCGAGCCCGTCGAGATCGGCGCGGATCGTCCGGCTGCGGCACAGCCCGTTTTTCATGCGCGGCCCATGGAATCCCCGACGGAACGCTACGGCATGCGCAAGCGTCCGAATATGCCGGTGGTTCTGGGCATCCTTGCCGTCCATGCCTTGTTGATCGGGGCGTTGATCCAGGTCCGCAATCATGTCGCGCGGGCCGAGGAAGCGAAGTTGACGGTCGTCAACCTGTCGCCGCCGCCCCCGCCGCCTGCCGCCGAAGCACCGCCTCCGCCGCCGTCCCAGCCACAGATTGTGGCGCCGCCGCCGATTGTGCAGACACCGGCGCCACCGGTCCAGATCATGACGACGCCCGATCCGGCACCTGCGCCATCACCGGCCGTCACATCCTCGGTTCCGGCGCCATCCGCACCGGCAGCGCCAACGGTGTCGGTCGCAGCGCCCTCTGTTCTCCAGGCCGGTGACATCGGTGCCCAGATGGTCGCGGGGAAGCCGCCGCGCTATCCGATCGACAGCCGTCGCGAGCGGGAACAGGGAACGGTCGTGCTCGCGCTTGTTGTCGGCATCGACGGTGCGGTCGAAAGCATCGGCATCAGCCGGAGCAGCGGCTTTACCCGTCTCGACGATGCGGCGCGCGATGCGGTCAAGCATTGGCGGTGGCGACCGATCGTTCGCGATGGACAGGCCGTGCGCGTGAAGGGCGTGGTTGAAATTCCGTTTGTGTTGCGCTCCGAAAGCGCCTGA
- a CDS encoding ribbon-helix-helix domain-containing protein, which translates to MRRGVASDGASAPGASPFAPPVKRSVTIAGHQTAISLEPIFWQALRAAAVQADLPVNALIARIDVARMAVDDPPNLASAIRSWLFARLAGNETLSP; encoded by the coding sequence ATGCGACGGGGCGTCGCTTCCGATGGCGCGTCCGCGCCCGGGGCGTCGCCCTTCGCTCCTCCGGTCAAGCGCAGCGTCACGATCGCCGGGCACCAGACCGCCATCAGTCTGGAACCCATTTTCTGGCAGGCGCTGCGTGCCGCGGCCGTGCAGGCTGACTTGCCCGTCAATGCGCTGATCGCGCGCATCGATGTGGCTCGGATGGCGGTCGATGATCCGCCTAACCTGGCCAGTGCCATACGGTCCTGGCTTTTTGCCCGATTGGCGGGAAACGAAACGCTGTCGCCTTGA
- the hemH gene encoding ferrochelatase has product MLSVDHPVFPTGKVGVLLLNLGTPDAPDTRSVRRYLAQFLSDPRVVEIPRIVWQPILRGAILTTRPRKSAHAYQQVWMPDGSPLAVYTRDTAVALQQAMGQDVVVDWAMRYGNPAIADRLKEMQAQGCDRILLAPLYPQYSAATTATALDAAFAAMARMRWQPSIRTLPPYPEDPAYIEALAQSIAGHLARLDFAPDALLASFHGMPERTLRLGDPYYCHAVRTAERLGEVLPLPVHLSFQSRFGRARWLEPETEATLTRLVKEGVRNVAVVTPGFAADCLETLEEIALRAKAVFLAEGGEKFAFLPCLNASPEAITLYQRLVGRELAGWVDQRSKAGEDRACRE; this is encoded by the coding sequence ATGCTCTCGGTCGATCACCCCGTTTTCCCCACCGGAAAAGTTGGCGTGCTGCTTCTCAATCTCGGGACGCCGGACGCACCGGATACCAGGTCGGTGCGTCGCTATCTGGCCCAGTTTCTGTCTGATCCACGTGTCGTCGAAATTCCGAGGATCGTCTGGCAGCCGATCCTGCGCGGCGCTATTCTGACCACGCGGCCCAGAAAATCCGCCCATGCCTATCAACAGGTGTGGATGCCCGATGGATCGCCGCTGGCCGTCTACACCCGGGACACGGCCGTCGCGCTGCAACAGGCGATGGGGCAGGATGTCGTGGTCGATTGGGCGATGCGCTACGGCAATCCCGCGATTGCCGACCGGCTGAAGGAGATGCAGGCGCAGGGATGTGATCGCATCCTGTTGGCCCCGCTCTATCCCCAATATTCCGCTGCTACGACGGCGACGGCGCTTGATGCCGCGTTCGCTGCGATGGCGCGGATGCGCTGGCAGCCCTCGATACGGACCTTGCCGCCCTATCCCGAAGACCCGGCCTATATCGAGGCATTGGCGCAATCGATCGCCGGGCATCTGGCGCGCCTTGACTTCGCACCGGATGCACTGCTCGCCAGCTTTCACGGCATGCCGGAGCGGACATTGCGTCTGGGGGACCCCTATTATTGCCACGCAGTGCGAACCGCAGAGCGGCTGGGCGAGGTCTTGCCGTTGCCGGTGCATCTGAGCTTTCAATCGCGTTTTGGCCGGGCCAGATGGCTGGAGCCGGAGACCGAGGCGACGCTCACCAGACTGGTGAAGGAAGGTGTCCGCAATGTTGCTGTCGTGACACCAGGATTCGCGGCGGATTGCCTTGAAACCCTAGAGGAAATCGCGCTCCGGGCGAAAGCGGTTTTTTTGGCGGAAGGTGGCGAAAAATTTGCCTTTTTGCCCTGTCTAAACGCATCGCCGGAGGCTATCACCCTCTATCAGCGGCTGGTCGGCCGCGAACTTGCAGGTTGGGTTGACCAACGGTCTAAGGCAGGAGAGGACAGGGCATGTCGAGAGTAG
- a CDS encoding Mrp/NBP35 family ATP-binding protein: MTAERRAPRIIAVASGKGGVGKSTLSANLAIALSRLGHKVGLVDADIYGPSQARLLASEDQKPQARDKRLFPVESPLGIPMLSMAHLVDPGKALAWRGPMVGNALGQLIDADWGDTDLLVIDLPPGTGDIQLTMLQKYKPAGAVIVSTPQDLALMDATRAISLFEQAQVPMIGLVENMAGYACPHCGEVSDPFGCGGAEAAAAELGLSFIGRIPLAIDIRRRSDAGDPPAAGEGVHADAFRAVAERVAAWLQKAA, translated from the coding sequence ATGACAGCCGAGCGCCGGGCACCACGCATCATCGCCGTGGCGTCGGGCAAGGGTGGGGTCGGTAAATCGACGCTGTCGGCCAATCTGGCCATTGCCCTGTCGCGATTGGGGCACAAGGTGGGGCTGGTCGATGCCGACATTTATGGTCCATCCCAGGCACGCTTGCTTGCCAGCGAGGACCAGAAGCCACAAGCCCGTGACAAACGCCTCTTTCCGGTCGAAAGCCCGCTCGGCATCCCGATGCTGTCGATGGCGCATCTGGTCGATCCGGGCAAGGCGCTGGCCTGGCGCGGGCCGATGGTTGGCAATGCGCTGGGGCAGTTGATCGACGCGGACTGGGGCGATACCGACCTGCTGGTCATCGACCTGCCACCGGGAACCGGCGACATCCAGTTGACGATGCTCCAGAAATACAAGCCGGCGGGGGCGGTCATCGTCTCCACGCCGCAGGATCTGGCGTTGATGGATGCGACGCGCGCGATCAGCCTGTTTGAGCAAGCACAGGTGCCGATGATCGGTCTGGTCGAAAATATGGCAGGCTATGCCTGTCCGCATTGCGGCGAGGTGTCGGATCCCTTTGGCTGTGGTGGCGCGGAAGCGGCGGCGGCCGAACTGGGCCTGTCCTTCATCGGACGGATTCCGCTGGCGATCGACATTCGCCGTCGGTCCGATGCAGGTGATCCACCGGCCGCGGGGGAGGGTGTCCACGCCGATGCCTTCCGCGCTGTGGCCGAACGGGTCGCTGCCTGGTTGCAAAAGGCGGCGTGA
- the phbB gene encoding acetoacetyl-CoA reductase has protein sequence MSRVAIVTGGTRGIGEAISLALRELGYTVAANYAGNDDKARAFTDATGIQAFKWDVGDHQACLDGCASVAETLGPVDIVVNNAGITRDGVLAKMSFDDWNEVMRINLGGCFNMAKATFGGMRERGWGRIVNIGSINGQAGQYGQVNYAAAKSGIHGFTKALAQEGAKYGVTVNAIAPGYIDTDMVAAVPAPVLEKIVAKIPVGRLGQANEIARGVAFFCSEDGGFVTGSTLSINGGQHMY, from the coding sequence ATGTCGAGAGTAGCGATCGTGACCGGCGGAACGCGGGGTATCGGCGAAGCCATCAGCCTGGCGCTCCGGGAACTGGGTTATACGGTGGCTGCGAATTATGCCGGCAATGACGACAAGGCCCGCGCCTTCACCGATGCGACCGGCATACAGGCTTTCAAATGGGATGTTGGCGATCATCAGGCTTGCCTGGATGGTTGTGCGTCGGTGGCTGAGACGCTTGGCCCTGTCGACATCGTCGTCAACAATGCCGGCATTACCCGCGACGGCGTGCTGGCCAAGATGAGCTTCGACGACTGGAACGAGGTGATGCGCATCAACCTTGGCGGTTGTTTCAACATGGCCAAGGCAACCTTTGGTGGCATGCGCGAACGCGGCTGGGGCCGGATCGTGAATATCGGATCGATCAATGGCCAGGCCGGTCAATATGGCCAGGTCAATTATGCCGCCGCGAAATCGGGTATTCACGGTTTCACCAAGGCCCTGGCGCAGGAAGGCGCCAAATATGGCGTTACCGTCAATGCGATCGCCCCGGGCTATATCGACACCGACATGGTTGCTGCCGTGCCGGCGCCGGTACTGGAAAAGATCGTAGCCAAGATTCCGGTCGGCCGTCTCGGTCAGGCCAATGAAATCGCGCGCGGCGTCGCTTTCTTCTGCAGCGAAGATGGCGGCTTCGTGACGGGCAGCACGCTGTCGATCAACGGCGGCCAGCACATGTACTGA
- a CDS encoding CoA-binding protein — MPLNAAQDIANLLNETRTIALVGISDRPDRPSYAVMKTLQDHGYRVLPVNPQIAGEHVHGEFVWDRLSDIGVSIDMVDIFRRSEAAGEVVDQAIAAGAKSVWMQLGVIDPDAAARAEAAGLKVVMDYCPAIEIRRLGLLPIAAD, encoded by the coding sequence ATGCCGCTCAATGCCGCGCAGGATATCGCCAATCTGCTCAACGAAACCCGTACGATCGCTCTTGTCGGCATTTCCGACCGGCCTGACCGGCCAAGCTACGCTGTCATGAAGACCCTGCAGGATCACGGCTATCGCGTGCTGCCGGTTAATCCCCAGATTGCGGGCGAACATGTGCATGGCGAATTTGTCTGGGATCGCCTGTCAGACATTGGCGTATCGATCGACATGGTCGACATTTTCCGACGCAGCGAGGCGGCGGGGGAAGTCGTCGATCAGGCGATCGCGGCTGGCGCGAAATCGGTGTGGATGCAATTGGGGGTCATCGATCCTGATGCTGCCGCCCGCGCCGAAGCCGCCGGCCTCAAAGTGGTGATGGACTATTGTCCCGCAATCGAGATCCGGCGGCTTGGCCTCTTGCCTATAGCTGCGGATTAG
- a CDS encoding low specificity L-threonine aldolase, with protein MTREAQQFASDNYAGICPEAMAAMTAANQGSAVAYGDDEWTQRAADAFRTLFDTDCDVFFVFNGTAANSLALASLCQSYHSVICASSAHVETDECGAPEFFSNGSKLLVAPSIDGKLTPEAIRALASSRSDIHFPKPRVVTITQPTETGQVYTVEEVRAISAVCRELGLKLHMDGARFAHACAALDCLPAAITWQAGVDVLCFGGTKNGMAVGEAILYFDRSLAIDFDYRCKQAGQLASKMRFLSAPWTGLLETGAWLRNAQHGNACAQRLADHVSGLDSLRLIFPVQANSVFLEAPSAILDGLRARGWRFYTFIGGGARFMFAWDAQIARVDALGRDLRALAMAQVDDRIPA; from the coding sequence GTGACAAGAGAAGCCCAGCAGTTTGCAAGCGACAATTATGCGGGCATTTGCCCGGAGGCGATGGCGGCAATGACGGCCGCCAATCAAGGGTCGGCCGTCGCATATGGCGATGACGAATGGACCCAGCGGGCGGCGGATGCCTTTCGCACATTGTTCGACACCGATTGCGACGTCTTCTTCGTTTTCAACGGAACGGCCGCCAATTCCCTGGCGCTCGCTTCGCTATGCCAGTCCTACCACAGCGTCATCTGTGCCTCGTCGGCGCATGTGGAAACCGACGAGTGCGGGGCACCGGAATTCTTCTCGAATGGCTCCAAGCTGCTGGTCGCGCCTTCGATCGACGGCAAGTTGACGCCTGAGGCGATCCGCGCGCTCGCCAGCAGTCGTTCCGACATTCACTTCCCCAAGCCACGAGTCGTCACCATTACCCAGCCGACCGAAACCGGGCAGGTCTATACGGTGGAAGAGGTTCGGGCGATTTCGGCGGTATGCCGGGAGCTGGGGTTGAAATTGCACATGGACGGTGCCCGTTTCGCCCATGCCTGTGCGGCATTGGATTGCCTCCCCGCCGCCATTACATGGCAGGCGGGCGTAGACGTCCTGTGCTTTGGGGGAACCAAGAACGGCATGGCGGTGGGCGAGGCGATCCTCTATTTTGATCGCAGTCTGGCGATCGATTTCGACTATCGGTGCAAGCAGGCTGGGCAATTGGCCTCCAAGATGCGCTTCCTGTCGGCGCCCTGGACGGGCTTGCTGGAAACCGGCGCATGGTTGCGTAATGCGCAGCATGGCAATGCCTGCGCGCAGCGGCTTGCGGACCATGTGTCTGGCCTGGATTCGCTGCGCCTGATCTTTCCGGTCCAGGCCAATTCAGTGTTCCTGGAAGCGCCATCAGCGATACTCGACGGCCTGCGCGCACGCGGCTGGCGCTTCTACACGTTTATTGGCGGCGGTGCCCGTTTCATGTTTGCGTGGGATGCTCAGATCGCGCGGGTCGATGCGCTCGGACGCGATCTGCGGGCACTGGCTATGGCGCAGGTCGATGACCGCATCCCGGCCTAG
- a CDS encoding molybdopterin cofactor-binding domain-containing protein — protein sequence MGRTPQKRRKDRGLDRRTLLVGGGGVAGLLVAWAAWPRSYKPNLNAAAGEHVFDAFLKIDRAGQVIVIVPQTEMGQGVTTVLPQILADELGADWRTVAVQSAPISPLYANSLLAREWLASDWTRVAGDAGQWAIDQYAVRRALMLTGGGTSVPMFHDAYRQAGAAARVLLCKVAAARWGVPWESCDIQDGIISDGGERRLRLGEAVDDAATFSLPDILPLRQGNDGRLAGQDLPRLDTPSKLDGSHNFAADVRLPDMLFASIRQGPIGDATLKSANDNAAKAVTGFLKLVRTDRWIAAVGTNWWAANKALDLIDPAFTLIGKPVDSGGIDAALEDAFSSDAGRRLYTQGDLSPVFEKATILASEYQVDPGLHLSIEPMCATARVADGMAEVWMATQAPGLARAAIADALGLADDAVTLYPLQAGGSFGRRMDWEAGVQAALIARDMGRPVQLLWSRLEDVIQDRPGAPAHARMAAKLGRNGAIEGWLAKVAAPCAMTQTWARIADGRLPHEAAADAGDKATRLAVAGMVPPYAIPNWAVDHYPADVGLPLGFVRGNAHLHGAFFTESFVDELARMAGIEAMSFRIQMLGGNPRLAHCLSTAAAMGGWQGGIAGSGQGLAAHMMNGTYAALMVEAAIEGNKLTVSRMVAAVDCGDQVNPDIARQQIEGGLIYGLALAMGASVPYQQGMPTRAMLGRMNLPRLGDIGEVTVELIRSTADPAGVSDLAAPLAAPAIANALFTVTGQRFRSLPLMGNA from the coding sequence ATGGGGCGCACACCGCAGAAGCGACGCAAAGACAGAGGACTAGACCGGCGTACCTTGCTCGTGGGCGGCGGTGGCGTGGCAGGCTTGCTGGTCGCCTGGGCGGCATGGCCGCGCAGTTACAAGCCCAACCTCAATGCCGCCGCCGGCGAACATGTCTTCGATGCCTTTTTGAAGATCGATCGTGCCGGTCAGGTCATCGTCATCGTGCCGCAGACCGAAATGGGGCAGGGTGTGACCACGGTCCTGCCGCAGATACTGGCCGATGAACTGGGGGCTGATTGGCGCACGGTTGCGGTGCAAAGCGCGCCAATCAGCCCGCTCTACGCCAATAGCTTGCTGGCGCGCGAATGGTTGGCGAGCGACTGGACGCGGGTGGCGGGTGATGCCGGCCAATGGGCGATCGATCAATATGCCGTTCGTCGCGCGCTGATGCTGACCGGCGGTGGTACGTCGGTGCCGATGTTCCATGATGCCTATCGCCAGGCGGGCGCGGCGGCGCGCGTCCTGCTGTGCAAGGTGGCGGCGGCGCGCTGGGGCGTGCCCTGGGAAAGCTGCGACATTCAGGACGGCATCATCTCGGACGGTGGTGAGCGCCGGTTGCGGCTGGGCGAGGCCGTGGACGATGCGGCGACCTTCTCCCTGCCCGACATCCTGCCCCTCCGGCAGGGCAATGACGGCCGGTTGGCGGGGCAGGACCTGCCTCGCCTCGATACGCCGTCCAAGTTGGATGGCAGTCACAATTTCGCGGCTGACGTCCGCCTGCCGGACATGCTGTTCGCTTCCATTCGCCAGGGGCCGATCGGCGACGCGACGTTGAAGAGCGCAAACGACAATGCGGCCAAGGCGGTGACGGGCTTTTTGAAGCTGGTCCGGACCGACCGCTGGATCGCGGCAGTCGGCACCAACTGGTGGGCGGCGAACAAGGCGCTCGACTTGATCGATCCGGCCTTCACTCTGATTGGCAAGCCGGTCGACAGCGGCGGCATCGATGCCGCGCTGGAGGATGCTTTTTCGAGCGATGCGGGGCGGCGGCTCTACACTCAGGGCGATTTGTCGCCGGTGTTCGAGAAGGCGACGATACTGGCCAGCGAATATCAGGTCGATCCCGGCCTGCACCTGTCGATCGAGCCTATGTGCGCCACTGCGCGGGTGGCGGACGGCATGGCGGAGGTCTGGATGGCGACGCAGGCGCCCGGCTTGGCCCGCGCGGCGATTGCCGATGCGCTGGGCCTCGCGGATGATGCGGTGACGCTCTACCCGTTGCAGGCCGGTGGTTCTTTCGGGCGGCGCATGGATTGGGAGGCAGGCGTCCAGGCCGCCCTGATCGCGCGCGACATGGGGCGGCCGGTGCAACTGCTCTGGTCACGTCTGGAAGATGTAATCCAGGACCGCCCTGGCGCGCCTGCCCATGCGCGCATGGCGGCCAAGCTCGGCCGCAATGGGGCGATCGAGGGCTGGCTGGCAAAGGTGGCGGCCCCTTGCGCCATGACCCAGACCTGGGCGCGCATTGCCGATGGCAGGCTGCCGCACGAGGCGGCGGCGGACGCTGGGGACAAGGCGACCCGGCTTGCCGTGGCCGGCATGGTTCCCCCCTATGCCATTCCCAACTGGGCGGTCGATCATTATCCCGCCGATGTCGGCCTGCCGCTTGGCTTCGTGCGCGGGAATGCCCATCTGCATGGCGCCTTCTTCACCGAAAGCTTCGTCGACGAGCTTGCCCGCATGGCGGGGATCGAGGCGATGTCCTTCCGTATCCAGATGCTGGGGGGCAATCCACGCCTGGCACATTGCCTGTCCACCGCCGCCGCCATGGGCGGCTGGCAGGGGGGGATTGCCGGCAGCGGGCAGGGGCTTGCCGCGCACATGATGAACGGCACCTATGCGGCGCTGATGGTGGAGGCGGCGATCGAAGGCAATAAGCTGACCGTCAGCCGTATGGTCGCAGCGGTCGATTGCGGTGACCAGGTCAATCCCGACATCGCCCGGCAACAGATTGAAGGGGGGCTGATTTATGGCCTGGCGCTCGCCATGGGCGCGTCCGTTCCCTATCAACAGGGCATGCCGACGCGCGCCATGCTGGGGCGTATGAACCTGCCGCGCCTTGGCGATATTGGTGAAGTGACTGTGGAACTGATCCGCAGCACGGCAGATCCGGCCGGGGTCAGCGATCTTGCCGCGCCACTGGCCGCTCCGGCGATCGCCAATGCGCTCTTTACCGTAACCGGCCAGCGGTTTCGCAGCTTGCCGTTGATGGGGAATGCCTGA